The genomic interval CAACATGAAGTACCCACCCATAGGGAAGAAGCTACACTAGGTTTTGGAAATGATATTGGACCTGAAATCAGAGACTTCTGGGAGGACTGACCCTTCCTTGATCCACAACTAAGCTTCCCTTCCACCAACATGCAACTTAGGTTTGTAAAGCTTACAGACTGGCTCATCATACCAGGTAGCACATTGGATAAGCAAGCTACTCTGAATACATTCACCATTTTGACAGTATCCATGCCACTGCACTACACTGCTCCTCAGCGGTTAGCATAGTACAGTATTCAGACAAAACAAAGGTTGGAATATGAAGAAATGTATGATtctagaattatttatttttttaaacaaattcaaATAAGTTGCACAATCTTTATTTTGTTATTTAACAGGAAAGGGGTAGTTGAGGTTGCATGGACAAAGGAATCTGAAATTCCATCCCTCACCCCACCCAATTGGAGTATATTTCATTAACAACCCTTTCTATACACAATTTCAATACATGTACAATTAATAGGTTAATTCCTTTGCCTAATATTTTAAAATGGAATTCATGACAAAATCTTCACCAGGCTGAAAAACAAAGATGACCCAAACAATCTCAGAGATGGAAGAAAtgccatccaattggtgacagattttcatgcgaatattaaATCTAcataaagaaactttcaaaaaaCACAGACGCATTTTGCATCGAATGCTGCAAAACCcagcatcatatgatgcaaaatgggtcatgctgacatgcaaaacattttgggactatatttGTGTGCAATgtcatcacgcactgattttAATGCACAACAATTCAGTTTGGAGGAAACACCAAACTGAAGTCAAGTGTCGATCATCACgccaccagaataagaccctcaatatctATTGGAAATtagcatcaagctcatcaacgtgcactttcaccagcctgtgaagttcatcataaataatttcacaaacatggtttcctgagtcattgtgggaggaccacacagcaTATTATCGCGCGACTCctagtttacttcgatatgatggtttcCGCTGCCATATCGCGCATAATTAATTTTAGACacaaaaaagatcccaccatgtcgaacaaacTTGCACCGGAAGTTCCTGTTTCCATCAAAGCGGTCTTGCTTTTTCTTTTTACTAGCATGCAAAcaggatggaaacgtggttatgtCCCAAACATAACCTCGGAGATGGAAGAAGTGTGGTGTACCATCTCCCACAGGGTTTTCCTGAGTAAAAAGGCATCGGGCAAATCATATAATACATTAGAAAATTAAACaatcaataaatacaaatatgcTCCAGAACATAAGGAAAGTACACCCACATCCTATTGATGACATATCATCCAACAAAGCAAAAGTTGTTTTACCAAATAGCTACGTCTCATTATTCCAATACTGCCAAGAAGACAATACAATCAACCAGTCAaatgttattttctttttttGGCAGTCATCTATAGATAATACCTCTCATACTCAAAATAATAATTGTGCAACATTCTTGAAATAAACAAATTACATTACAATCCTGTTCCCATTTCACAGTCTGGGCtttcagtaaaaaaataaaacaatgtcGTCTGACACATGATACAAAGTATatttccaaaatgtatttttcccacctgtgcaAAATTGTAAAGTTGTAACAAGCAAGCAACATTTCACTGTATGATATGGAATTAATCATTTCAATTTCAATGTTAGACTTTCCTTATCAATCTCCTCAGTACAAAGCTCCTAACTAATTGCAATATCAACTATGGAGAACTGATTTTGCAGGCATAATCCCCTCCCCAACACAAATTCAGACACGTGAACAAATAAATTCAGTAATCCATACCAACAAAAATAACATACCCACTCGAAATTGAACACAGAGGACAGTAGATGTGAATATAATACGGCATGAAAAATGTACTGTTAAAATCAGTGGAAACCACCCAGACCTAACATCCTAGGAATCTCTGTAGAAGTCAGAACGTATGCCATTCTGAGAGGATTGGAAAAGTGTAAGCAATATGCAGAGAATTTAATTTGGCGTACAGTAATAGACAGCAATATGAAGTTAACATGGGTATAAAGCCATACGTTATCTGATGGAGTCAATTTTGGGATTGGCCATAAATGTACACAAGTGAACATATGTCCCTTTAGTCCCTTgcattcttccctccctccctccaggaaGATCCCATGTCTTGGTCTGAACTTGGCTGGTAGGTGGATTCCACATCCATCACCTCCACTTCATTTTTAACTTCTTTTACATTTGTCTGTCCCTTTAAAGCTTTCTCTGTGTTCTCCCCATCCACTGGCACTGCTTTGTTATCAGTCACATCACTAAAGTCAGTCCTTGGGTGTTTTTCACCTCGTTCTGAGGAGTCCGATGGCAAGTGCTTTTTGGGGGAATCCTTTTTGGTCAAATTCTTCTTGGGCGGGATAATGTCACGGACAGGCTCACCTGATtggagtggtggtggttgttgttggggACAACCGTGCCTTCCTCCAGCCTGTTGCTAGGCACGTCCTTGTGACCTTCCCTTTTCTTCTTGGTCGGTTGCTCCAACTTCTCAGACTCCATTTCAGATGCAGCTGGCTTGACATTGACTGAGTTCTGGACGCTGTCCTCGGCTTGACTGTTCTCTTTGAGTCCTTCCTCCATACTGTGGTCTCCTTTAACAGACTCAGGGCTGCCTGAATGGTCCATGTCAACATTGTCAGTATCATTACAATTCCTGTTTCCCAGCGGTTCAGAGTCCTCTGAGGAGACCGCTAGCCCAGGAGGATCAACAGAAGACCCCTCGGCCTGCTTATCTCAGTCACTACTCACTGCTTCATCAGTGAACTTGGCAGTCTCTGTCACCTCCTCCGTGacatccttctcttccttctgggctccccctgcctctcctcctctagcCTTGGCTCATGGGCAGCCCTCCCTCTCCGTTTCCCTTCTTCAGCTGTTTCTTTCGGGGGCACCACACAAACTTGTCATTGGGCTCGAAGTGCTGGAAGGCGTAGCGCAGCAGCTCTTTGCGCTTCTGCTTGTCGCGCACTGCAAACAGGAAGTAGTCAAACACGCTGCGCTTGATGCTACTCAGGTTCTTTTTGACCAGCGTCTCCTCCAGGAAAAAGCGCACCAGTGGGCTCTGGTAATGCTCAAAGCCTAGCTCCCCCAGGCTCTTCAGGATGCGGAGGTTATTGTGCATGGTCCTGAGGGGGCAAAACAAGAGAAGACAACCAATATTTAGATGGAGGACCCCTATTTACAGTAAACACCACCTACTACTAAGACAAATAAATGTGTTTCTCATTTAGAAATTGGACCAAGAATGGTCATAAGTGGTTCAACATGGCCCCAAGAAACCACACCCTGTAAAATTGGCCAAGACATGACTTCAGCAACTCACCGTTCAAGGTTGGCGAAGCGTTCCTTCCGGTTGTCGGCACGTTTGACCTCGCCTGTGTCTTTATTGACCAGCTGGATGCCATAGAACCACAACATGAGCGCGTAGGACTCTACCAGCCTCTTCTTGGCCTCTTCACTCTCCTGGAAGGCCTGATTACACAGTGGGACAAGAGCACAGAGATCAGATTATAATCATCGCTTTGATGGAGGAGAAGCTCCATTCATATCAGTTTTGTCTGCTTACTGGACCCAAGGGAGTCCTTCGACAAGTCACCCTATACTTACGATTTCATTAAACAACTCATTTTGAGAAAGGAGCATTGATGTGCCCCTAATACACCACAAAGATCAAGCAAAACGTTATGGTGAAGCACTCACCAGGATCTCCTTCTTGGTGAGTTCAGAGGCCATGTAGTTCACTCCAGGCTCCCGCAGTGGAAACAACCTGAGAGCAACAGTAACAATAACTTGAGATGGCTACAtatcaaaattgtatttgtcacatgtgccaaatacaacaggtgtaggcagACCTTAccgttaaatgcttacttacaagcccttaaccaacaatgcagttaagaaaatattgactaaataagaGTAAcacaacatatatacacacacactacctttcaaaagtttggggtcacctagaaatgtccttttttgaaaggccagttgtattgctttttAAATCAGaagagttttcagctgtgctaacaattgcaaaatagttttctaaattgataaacatggattagctaacacaacctgccattggaacacaggagtgatggttgctgctaatgggcttctgtacgcctatgtacatattccataaaaaaaatctgccatttccagctacaatagtaatttacaacattaacaatgtctacactgtatttctgatgaaaATCCATCAAATATTGAAAAGGTAGAAAAAGTGTACAATTAGGGGTTGAACAAtaatcctataaatctacccaAATCATGGAACAGGATGACAACGGTCCAGTCATCCTGAACCGTGTGCCAGGCTCCTGGTTAAACCTGCTATGTGTGGTCAGAGTTCtataatgattcaaataggctacatgtcccaaaTGATTGCACACTgttagcctaatatgatccactaATGCTAGTGACCCTCAGGAACAATTTACAAGGTTGTGACAGAGAAAAGAAACGTAAACAGAATGGAATGATGAAAAAATAAAATGTGGTATTACTGACAGTGGCTCCCAATAGTGGCTAACATTTAACATGatacaaattgtaaaataaaaacagaaaagcacaaacatattATCAAAACATTCTAAAAAGGTCATACATCAACCCAGCAGGTTCAGCCCTTCAGAAGCCTATAACTTGAGTCTCTGAATATCATCCACGCAAATTATGAGGGCACACAATTAAATTCAGAATAGCGGCACATTTCATTGTGGAAAAGGGGCCTCAATATATAATATGAGtttcagtttgcttccatatGGCTGGTTATACCCTCGTCTCCAAAGAAAATCCAATTTTATTAGTCCCAtgagctgaatacaacagatgtagacattatagtgaaatgcttacttatgacaATACATTTCAATCGCACTTTGTATGACAAaatccaaggggtatgaatacttttgcaaggcattgtatATGCTTTTACTCATTACTCACATTTTATAGCCATTGAAAACTGATTAAATAGCAAGTGACCTACCATCAGGGGAGGCGGGGTATTCATTGAGATAATGTTTAATTTAAAATTCTCTTTCTCCTGAGCATTCATCTGTTagattctgcagagagagaaatagcacaGTCAGATGTCTAGATGACATCTTTAAGACTATAACAAGATATAAGCAGATGTGTAGGGCCTGGAGTTCTGGTCAGGAAAAACATTAGGTCTTGGTAAGCCCAGGTTATCCTAACTTTTCCTGTCAAGTTCACATGGACAAACTCCAGACCCTATTCCTGTGTAATAACAAGGGCCCTTATACTTACAGGATACCCTCGTCTGTAGTTCTGCATGTCCTTCGCAGCCCTCGTGTTTCTGGAGGACGTGTTTGACCACTGGAAGACATGGTACATCAGAGATACTGGATGTTACATTTGGCAGAAATCTATTGGCATTATTTGTCCCTTTGTGTACCTAAAAAGACTGACCTGGTTGTCAAGTTAATGGAACCCGAAGGGGAGACAATAATCATCCCATAGTTTCCCTGTTTGGCCAGTTGCAGAGAAGGATGACAGTGTAGGGGCAACCTGAACCAGCTCCAAACAGCAGCAGAGTTTGTGCATTCTACACATTCCACTGTCTACCTGTTACATTTCTGCATGGCGCCCTGGTTGGTGGTCACCACTGAGAGACTGGGGGataatctcaattgcatactcacATCCTTCtcaaaaacccattggatgagaaagccagaggacCCTCCCCTCTGATcttctccaatgggttttgagaaggaggcaaggagagaacacgaggagtatgcaattgagactCTGGGAGTTCACATATTCACTTCTGATTAGCTAGCTACCTGGGCTAGCAAGCCTTTTAGAGACGTAGTTCAATCTACAGTACAAATCAAGTACACACTACTTCAGGTCACTGGTAGAAAGTTTTTGATATAAACCCATCTTCCCAATAGCTAATGTTAAAGGAGAATTTAACCCCAAATTGTTACCCATCTCCACTGCTGTGGCAGTCAGCTACATAAAATGATACAAAATAATCTCAAATATTTTTAGGTAGGAAAGTACACATTTCTTGACTGAAAACCAATAGTACTTTTGACAAATTGCTGAGTCGGCCTGTAAGCTTTcaataaaacaatgaatttgtCCACAGGTCACGAATTTGTGAATCATGCATTCACTGACAATGGAGCAGTGTGAGGCAGGCCTGCAATCAAGCAACATCGCAAGTCACACGACCCGTTTTTGCAGTTGTCTCAAATCTGCTATCCAGGGAGAGGGGGCAAACTCCACTGAACTAGTATCAATATGGAACCACTTGGGAGTTTAGATTTTGGGTCAACTTTTCCTTTAACATTATACAGTGCAGTCTGAAAGTACTCAGACATtaccttttccatattttgttacttaaagcattattctaaaactgattaaatggttcactatctacacacaataccccataatgacaaaacaaaaacaagtttagaaATGTTCGTAagatttattaaaatgttttaaaaaatacataccttatttacataaatattcagactatTGAAGGTCCAAGACctcagcggcctccatcattcttaaatggaagacgtttggaatcatcaagactcttcctagagctggccgcccgggcaaactgagcaatccggggagaagggccttggtcagggaggtgaccaagaacccgatggtcactctgacagtgctccagagttcctctggagatgggagaaccttccaggaggacaaccatctctgcagcacgccaccaatcaggcctttatggtcgagtggccagacggaatccactcctcagtaaaaggaacaagacagcccgcttggagtttgccaaaatgaaCCTAAAGGACGATGATCATGAGAAACTAGAttttctgatctgatgaaaccaagattgaactctttggcttaaTGTTTCcagaggaaacctgac from Oncorhynchus tshawytscha isolate Ot180627B linkage group LG22, Otsh_v2.0, whole genome shotgun sequence carries:
- the LOC112222168 gene encoding opioid growth factor receptor, producing the protein MASELTKKEILAFQESEEAKKRLVESYALMLWFYGIQLVNKDTGEVKRADNRKERFANLERTMHNNLRILKSLGELGFEHYQSPLVRFFLEETLVKKNLSSIKRSVFDYFLFAVRDKQKRKELLRYAFQHFEPNDKFVWCPRKKQLKKGNGEGGLPMSQG